Genomic DNA from Planktomarina temperata RCA23:
GTGTCCGCCAACAGACGCTTCAGTTTGCCGTTCTCATCTTCAAGCGATTTAAGGCGGTGGGTGTCAGAAACGTTCATGCCACCGTATTTGGCTTTGAACTTGTAGAACGACGCGGGACTGAGGCCATGCCTGCGGCACACCTCAGCAGTTGGCATCCCAGCTTCTTGTTCTTTGATCATCCCGATAATCTGGGCTTCGGTAAAACGACTCTGTAGCATTTGTTTGCTCCTTCAAAGGTTAAGCAAACTCTACATTAAAGTGAGGGACCTTTCGGGGGGCAGGTCAAAGGCAGCAATGATGCGGGGCTTATGCCTGATGACGATTAAGGGTTTACCGCCAAACGAATGACTTCAGGGCTGGTTTTAAAATAGCAAAATGGAGAGTGTTTTGCCATTAGAAGAGGTTACAAATTAGCCCTGCCCGCTTCAAGCAGTTTTCTCTGACAGTGCCCAAAACCGAACTGTTTCGTGACAGATATCGACGCCGCGTTCATGCAAGATGTCTTCCACCTGACGAAAACTCAATGGGTAACGTATGTAATACATCACCGCCAATCGGATGATTTCAGGTGAGGTCTTGAAATATTTGAAGGGAGAACATGTTGTAATTTAACAAAAATAGGGATCGGCCGCGAAACCGTCAAGTTTGTCTGACAACACCGATTTGAGAGGGTGTCGCGGCTGAGAGTGACACAGCTATAGACTTTGTTTGTGAGGGATACGTATTAACCAGCCTCTAATCTCAGAAGGCTAGAGCCCTGCAGCTTGTTTTAGGATAGCTGCGGTGAATACGTCCTGATGAGCACCACCAATATTCTTGAATAGGGTGATCTCTTTAGCAGAGACCCGCCCTGAGCGGCGCCCCTGCACTAAGTCGAATGCATCACCTTGGATGTCATCCAAGCTTAGCGCACCGGACGCTATTGGTATCGTCAGTTCGCCCACTTCTTCGCGGCCACGGTCGCAACACGTGTAGACCGATCCACGGCGCATCGCGTCATCATCCGTTTCAGGCATGTCGGTTAAGTACGACCCTACCAGGTCGAGATGTGCTCCAGGTTTCAGCAACGCTCCCTTCACAAGAGGCGCGCGCGACATGGTCACACAACTGATGACATCAGCTTCAGCCACTGCAGCATCAAGATCTGGTGCTGCAGTGGCCTCGATGCCTAGAGTACAAAGCAGAGCTGCCAAAGCCTCGGCACGGGACCAAGTGCGATTCCAGATCCGCACACGCGAAATTGACGGACGCGCCGCTATATGCGCCATCGCCACATGTGGGCCTAGTCCACCCGCACCCACAACAAGCAACTCGCGCGGTGTGGGTGGAGCTAGAAGTGAGGTGCCAAGCCCAGAGCCGCGAGAAAGGTCGCGAGGCCCTCTGGAACTATGTGCAGACCAAAAATATTGCCATAAAATTGCAAGGCTGAGCCAGGTTTCCGACCCTTTCCAGCGGCGATGATGGGGGGGGCATGGGTGCCAAGGTCGCTTTGATATTGCCGCAGGGGTCTTTGACTGGGCAAGCGGATCTTCTGCTAGTCTAGGTCAACCATCTTATCAGGATCGGCACAATGAGACTTGTGAGCAAGGCATTGAGGGCCATGGCAATGCCTGCATAGGCGCCGGCAATTGGGTTGACCTTGAAGGCGCGCGCCGTGCCAATTCCGTGGGCGGCGACACCCACTGCAAAACCCCGTGCTTGCCAATCTGTGATAGACAGGATGTTCATCAACGGGGTCACGGTGATTGCCCCAATGATCCCTGTTAAAATAACCAGAACGGCTGTGAGCGTTGGAATGCCGCCCACGGCTTCTGAAATGCCCAAGGCCACGGGAGCCGTGGTGGATTTTGGTGCGAGGGACAGCAGGACGCTTAGGGGCAGATCAAAAAACTGCGCCAATACAATGGCCGATCCTGCCGCCACCGTAGAGCCCACGACCAGGGCGCATAGGATGGGAATCACGGATTTTTGGATCGTGGCGCGGTTGTCCCAAAGGGGCAGGGCCAAAGCGACCGTTGCGGGCCCTAACAGAAAATGTATAAATTGCGCGCCTTCGAAATAGGTGCCGTAATCGGTCTTGGTCAAAACAAGCACCGGTGAGAGCAGCAGGACCGACATCAATACCGGGTTGGCCCAGGAGGGATTTCCCAATCGTGCGGCCAGGCTTTTGGCGATCAGATAGGCGGCAATTGTGGCTGTAAGCCAGAGCAAGGGCGTGGCGGATAAATAGCTCCAAAGGCTGACAAAATCATTCATTTTTGCACCCTGTACATGAGCCGTTTCATCGCAATAAATGTGGCGACGGTCACAAGCATTGACAAAATTGTCGACAGGATGAGAACCACAAGCAACCTGGCCCAATCTGATGACAGAACGTCTAAATTGCCAATAACCCCGACACCGGCGGGGACAAACATCAAAGACAAATGGGCCAGGATAACTTGTGTCGTCGGGCGCAGGGCGCTCGCCAAAGGCGGCCTGAGGGCAAGAGCCGCCAGCAAAATCACCAAGCCCAAGACAGGGCCGGGAATAGGCAGGCCCAACCCGCGCGCGATAAATTCCCCCGCAAGTTGACAGCCAAGAAGCAATCCTAAAGTTCGAAGCATCTGCGCCACACTCCTTATCGGGTTCACAGTGACGGGGAATGGGCAGGGTGGCAATCTGTTTAAGGATATTCAATCAAAAGGGCGCCGCTTGCCGTTCAAAAGCTTGAGGTGAAAGAGGCGCTTAAACGTAGGTGATTTTCTCCGTCAAATCATCGCGATTGTGCCAATCCCAATAGGTTTTGAGCAGTCGTGCCGTGATGGGGCCGACGGCATCATTGCCCAAAATGGTTTTATTCACGCGCGTCACAGGCACCGGGCCACCGGCTGTGGTTGCGGTAAAAACCTCATCGGCGGATAGGAATTCATCAAGACTAATGTCGGTCTGTGCACAGGGAATGCCAAGGTCGGCGCAAATCTCCAAGACGGTTTTTCTGGAAATGCCTTCGAGCATTCCCGATCTGGGTGTCAGCACTTTACCGTCAATAACTGCAAAGATATTAAAGCCCGGCCCTTCGGTTACATAGCCATCGGTGTCGAGCAATACGGTGGTGTCATAGCCGGCATCTAATGCGTTAAATAGGGCGGCGGTCATGTCACCCCAGTGATAGTTTTTAACCGTCGGATCAACTGAGTGAGGCGGGATACGCCGCAGGTTCTCTTCTACAGAAATATGGGCGCCTCGTTGTGCCACCTCCTGTGGGATCACCCAGATGAATGGAACGGCCCAGGCGTAAAAATGGTTGGTGCAGGCTCTTGGATCACGCGTGCCGGGAA
This window encodes:
- a CDS encoding aminotransferase class IV codes for the protein MTYSAGAAWMDGKVIPVSEAKISVFDWGLTRSDITYDVVHVWEGAFFRLEDYLDRFMVSMDKLRLDVGMTRAEIKAALVELVATSGLKSAYVSMVASRGTPQVPGTRDPRACTNHFYAWAVPFIWVIPQEVAQRGAHISVEENLRRIPPHSVDPTVKNYHWGDMTAALFNALDAGYDTTVLLDTDGYVTEGPGFNIFAVIDGKVLTPRSGMLEGISRKTVLEICADLGIPCAQTDISLDEFLSADEVFTATTAGGPVPVTRVNKTILGNDAVGPITARLLKTYWDWHNRDDLTEKITYV
- a CDS encoding LrgB family protein; its protein translation is MNDFVSLWSYLSATPLLWLTATIAAYLIAKSLAARLGNPSWANPVLMSVLLLSPVLVLTKTDYGTYFEGAQFIHFLLGPATVALALPLWDNRATIQKSVIPILCALVVGSTVAAGSAIVLAQFFDLPLSVLLSLAPKSTTAPVALGISEAVGGIPTLTAVLVILTGIIGAITVTPLMNILSITDWQARGFAVGVAAHGIGTARAFKVNPIAGAYAGIAMALNALLTSLIVPILIRWLT
- a CDS encoding CidA/LrgA family protein, yielding MLRTLGLLLGCQLAGEFIARGLGLPIPGPVLGLVILLAALALRPPLASALRPTTQVILAHLSLMFVPAGVGVIGNLDVLSSDWARLLVVLILSTILSMLVTVATFIAMKRLMYRVQK